CCGGGCATACCGAATTGGCGGACTGGAGCGCACCGGCTTACGCGGCGTGGCGCTTGAGCGAGCGCAGGCATTTGAACCCCGGCAGCGCCGGCGGTCCCGCGTTCCATATCGCGCTGACGCCCGAGGATGCGGCGAACCTGCGATGGCAGGCCGGCGACATCGCCGAGATCGGGCCGCGCAATGGCGACGCCGACGTGGCCGCGTGGCTGGCAGCGGCCGGTCTGGATGGCGACACCGAAGTGCAATCGGGCGAGGAACGCATCGCCCTGTCCGAATTGCTGCGCCGCTCGCGCCTGCCCGATGCCGCTGCCGTGCGCGCACAGTCGCCGCAAGCGCTGGCCGCCGCGCTGCAGCCCCTGCCCCATCGCGAATACTCCATCGCTTCGCTGCCCGCCGACGGTGCGTTGCACCTGCTGGTGCGGCAGATGCGCCAACCCGACGGCCGCCTGGGCAGCGGCAGCGGCTGGCTCAGCGCGCACGCCCAACCGCAGCAGCGCATCGACTTGCGCATCCGCAGCAATCCCGGCTTCCACGCGCCCGCCGACGCGCGACCGATGGTGCTGATCGGCAACGGCACCGGCATCGCCGGCCTGCGCGCCTTGTTGAAGGCGCGCGTGGCCGCCGGCCACCGGCGCAACTGGCTGCTGTTCGGCGAACGCAACGCGGCGCACGACCACCACTACCGCGACGAGATCGAAGCCTGGCAGCGCGCGGGCCTGCTCGAACGCGTGGACTTGGCCTACTCGCGCGACGGCGAACAACGCCGCTACGTGCAGCACGCGTTGGACGACCAGCGCGCACGCCTGCGCGAATGGCTGGACCAGGGCGCCGCGGTCTATGTCTGCGGCAGCCTGGAAGGCATGGCGCCGGCGGTGGATGCGGTGCTGCGCGACACCGTCGGCCTGGATGCGCTGGAGGCGATGGCCCTGGACGGGCGTTACCGGCGCGACGTGTATTGACGTTGGTTGTTCACGTCTGGCGACAGCAAAAGCAAATCCCCCTACCCCCACTCAGCAAAGGGGGAACTGCATCCATCGGCTTTGCCTGTCTTCCCCCTTTGTTGAGGGGGACTGAGGGGGATTTGCTCTTGGTGGGTCGCTTGGGTCTACGCGCGCGCCACGATCCGCGCCCTACCCACCAACCCGATCCACCCGGATCAGCAGCACCGCGCCACCGCCCTCCAGCACCGCGCGCAGGCGCCCGTCGTCGGCGGCCAGCACGGCGGTGTCGCCCGCGGCCAGCGGCGGCAGCGCGCTGGTGTCGGCGAAGCGCGCCTGTCCTGCGATCAGGTGCACCGCCCAGGTCTGGCCCGGCTCGGCGAAGATCACCATCGGCCCCACCAGCGGGCGGTGCCACAGCTGCGCCTGCACGCGCTCGCGCCGCCACATCAGGTTGAAGTCGTGGGTGGTGCCGTCGATAAGCTCGCCAAGCACCCCGCGCTCCCCGGCGAAGCGCAGTTTGTCGTGCGGAGGATGCAGCTCGTGCACCTTGCCGTCGTCGAAACGCAGGCGCAGGCCGTTGCCGCTGAGCAGCACCAGTTCGCGGTCGATGCCCGGGAACGCGGAGAACGCGGCGTCGCGCTCGATCTCGGCGATCGACAGCCGCCAGTCCCAGCTATCGCCGTCCACCGGCTGGGCCTGCGCGTCCAGACGCAGGATTTCGCGCGTCCAGCCCAGCTGGTTGCGCCAGCGCTCGCGCCGGTATTCGTTGGCGGGAATCACCCAGGAACGGCCGGCGCCGTGGGATTCGCTGCTGTGTGACATGGGGCGTGCGCTGGCTTGGAATGGGCGAAGTCTAACCAGCTGCGGGGCTGGGTTGCAGGGCGTTGGCCGGAAGGTTGTGGGAGGCGACGCGAGGTTGTGACTGCGCCTGCCCTCACCCCAACCCGCACCCCGGCCCGACCGCACAGCGGTCGGGCGTTCGATGCAGCGCGAGCCAATGGCTCGCAAGCGCTGCCCCTCACCCCGCAAGCGGGAGAGGGGCTAAAAGCGGCGGCGTCGGATTTGTCCCCTCTCCCGTTTACGGGAGAGGGCTAGGGTGAGGGGATGAGCGCAGCGAATGCTCTTGATCCTCGCTCGGGCACCGAACTCGCCATGCCCAATAGAAGACCCGTAGAGCCTGCCCCCGCGAAGGCGGGGGGCGGCGCACAGGAGGTGCGCCGTTTTTCGCTGGCACAGGATGTGCCATCGAAAAATCCCCGCGCCAACTCCGCTCTCGCACGGGAGCTCTGGTGTAGCGTTTTGGTTACTTTCTTTTGACGCTTATCAAAAGAAAGTAACCCGGCCGCTTGCGGACGGAAGTTGTTGCTGTTGCTTCAAAGCAGCACACCCACACACCTTCGCGAGTTCGAAGCGGATCGCGGCTTACGCCGCTCCTACCCCAAGGCGCCAGCAGCCCCCGCCGACCGAGGGCTTAGTCGCAACTGTGGATTCGCGGTCGCAGCTTGCGCAGCTCCTACAGGGGGAGCCGCGGCCTTCATCGTAGTTGTGCATTCGTGGTCGCGGCTCACGCCGCTCCTACCCCCAAGGCGCCAGTGCAGACCTCACGCCGACCGAGGGCTCGGTCGCAACTGTGGATTCGCGGTCGCAGCTTGCGCAGCTCCTACCCCAAGGCAAGGGGCTGACGTCGCGATTCGCGGTCGCGGCTTATGACCGAAGGAAATCCCTGTGGGACGCCGCTCCTACACACAGTAGCGCCGCCGCCCGCGGATCCTTCCGCGGGCCAGCGGCTCACTTCCTTGTCCAGGGCTCTCCCCCTGCATTCGTCGGGCGTCCTGCCCGTGCGTTGCCGGTCCGCGCATCCGTGCGGGGCCGGCGGTTCTTCAGCGGCGGTTGGCGGCGCGCGGCAGGCTGCCTCCGCCCACGGTCGGGGCCGAGGGGCGGCGCGCCGGCGCGTAGTCGCCGATGACGATGCGGTCGCGGTTCTTCTCCACCGTTTTCAGGCCGATGCCGTGCACCAGGGCCAGTTGCTCCGGGCTGCGGAACGCGCCGTGCGCCTTGCGGTAGGCGACGATGGCCTCGGCCTTGGACGCGCCCACGTTGAGCAGCACCCGGTCCAGGGTCGCGGCGTCGGCGCTGTTGATGTCCACCTGTTCGACCGCATAGGCGCGGCCGCACAGCAGCAGCGACAGCAGCAGGACAAGACGGGCGAAAATCGGCGACGGCATGGCGAGGCTCCAACGGGGCGGGGCCGCGGCCGCCCCGGCGCCGCGGGGAGGGAGCGGCGCCGGCGGCCGCCGGGGTCCGCCATTCGATGAGCACAGCCTAGCCAGGCCCGCCCGCGGAAAAAGCCAGCCAAAGCCGCAGCGCAGGGTAGGAAAAGTCCTACCCCCGGCGGAGGCGTAAACTTGCCGGCCTCACCCCCGCTAGAGGCCCGTCCATGGACGCCAGCAAGGTCGACCGTTTCGTCGGCGAAAAATGGGACGACGAGATCGTCCCGCAACTGGTCGAATACATCCGTATTCCCAACAAATCGCCGATGTTCGACGCCGATTGGGTCAAGCACGGCTACATGGACGACGCGGTCAAGCTGATGGAGGCCTGGGCCCGCGCCCAGTCCATTCCCGGCATGCAGGTCGAGGTGGTCCGGCTCGAAGGCCGTACCCCCTTGATTTTTATCGATATTCCGGCCGCGCACGGCGGCAGCGACGAAGACTGCGTGCTGCTCTACGGCCACCTGGACAAGCAGCCGGAAATGACCGGCTGGGACGACGGCCTGGGCCCCTGGATCCCGGTGATCAAGGGCGACCGCCTGTACGGCCGCGGCGGCGCCGACGACGGCTACGCGATCTTCGGTTCGCTGGCCGCGATCATGGCGCTGCAGGAACAGGGCCTGCCGCACGCGCGCTGCGTGGTGCTGATCGAGGCCTGCGAGGAGTCGGGCAGCTACGACCTGCCGGCCTATGTCGACCACCTGGCCGGCCGCATCGGCAAGCCCTCGCTGGTGGTGTGCCTGGACTCGGGCTGCGGCAACTACGAGCAGCTGTGGTGCACCACCTCGCTGCGCGGCCTGGCCGGCGGCAATTTCACGGTCAAGGTGCTCAGCGAAGGCGTGCACTCGGGCGACGCCTCCGGCATCGTGCCGTCGAGCTTCCGCCTGTTGCGGCAGCTGCTGTCGCGGCTGGAGGACGAGGCCAACGGCAAGATCCGGATCGAAGGCCTGTACGTGGACGTGCCGGAAGAGCGCATCGCGCAGGCGCGCGAAGCGGCCAAGGTGCTGAGCAACGCGATCTACGACAAGTTCCCGTTCCTGCCCGGGATGAAACCGATGGGCGAGGACCTGTCCGAACTGGTGCTCAACCGCACCTGGCGCCCCGCGTTGTCGGTGACCGGCGTGGACGGCATGCCGCCGCTGTCGTCGGCCGGCAACGTGCTGCGCCCGCATACCTCGGTGAAGCTGAGCCTGCGCCTGCCGCCCACCCTGGACGGCAAGCGCGCCGGCGAGCTGCTGAAGGAAGTGCTGGAACGCGATCCGCCCAACGGCGCGCAGGTGACGCTGGAGCTGGAGAAGGCCTCCACCGGCTGGAACGCGCCGGCGCAGTCGGCGTGGCTGACCCGCGCCATCGACGCTTCCAGCCGCGAGTTCTTCGGCCAACCGGCGATGTACATGGGCGAAGGCGGCACCATTCCGTTCATGGGCATGCTGGGCGAGAAGTTCCCCGGCGCGCAGTTCATGATCACCGGCGTGCTGGGCCCGCACTCCAACGCGCACGGCCCCAACGAGTTCCTGCACATCCCGATGGGCAAGCGGGTGACCGCCTGCGTGGCGCGCGTGATCGCCGACCACCACGCGGCCGGTCAGCGCGGCGAAACCACCGGCGTGGCCGCGGTGGCCGGCGGCGAACAGCACGGCGAGCACGGGTGCTGCTGAGCCTCCGGTAAAACGAGGGTGCGGCCGCCCGCACCCTCGTTGTATGCGACACGCACCCGTGTCGTCTGCTTCCCCATGGGCCTCATCCTCGGCAGCCCGCCCTGCTGCGCCGCGACACGGTCCTCACCCGGCGCGCTGCTAGGATTTTCGCGGCGTCACCACACCCTGAGGAGGGAAGGCTATGGGCGGCATCGTGTACACGATCATCATCGGCGCGGTCATCGGCGTGCTGGCGCGTTTCTTCAAACCCGGCGCGGATCCGATGGGCTGGATCCTGACCATCCTGCTGGGCATCGCCGGCGCTTACATCGGCAGCCTGGTGTATGGCGGTGGCGGGCTGATCGGTTTCATCGTGTCGATCATCTGCGCGATCGTGCTGCTGTTCTTGTATGAGGTCATACGCAGCAAGACGGCCAAGCGCTGAGGGCGCAGCAGTGGAAAGCGACGCCCCAGCCTAGGCTGGGGCGTTTGCGTTTTAGGGGTTAGTGATCGAAGGCAGGCGAGTCGGCGCCAAGGACGTGCTGTTGCTGTTGCTACTCGGCGATAGCGCCGAACTCGCAGCGCAAATAGCAGACCCGAAGAGCCTGCCCCCGCGAAGGCGGGGGGCGGCGCACAGGAGGTGCGCCGTTTTTCGCTGGCACAGGATGCGCCATCGAAAAATCCCCGCGCACGCGCCGATCTCGCACGGGAGCTCTGGTGTAGCGTTTTTCTTTGGTTACTTTCTTTTGACGCTTATCAAAAGAAAGTTACCCGGCCGCTTGCGGACGGAAGCTGTTGCTGTTGCTTCGACCAACACAACCGAACACCTTCGCGAGTTCTGAGCTGATCGCGGCTCACGCCGCTCCTACCCCAAGGCGCCAGAGCGGACCCCACGCCGACCGAGAGCTTCGTCGTAGGTGCGGATTCGCGGTCGCAGCTTGCGCAGCTCCTACGGCGGGGACCGCAACATTCGTTGCCGTTGCGGGTTCGCGGTCGCGGCTCACGCCGCTCCTACCCCAAGGCGCCAGGGCAGACCCCACGCCGACCGAGAGCTTCGTCGTAGGTGCGGATTCGCGGTCGCAGCTTGCGCAGCTCCTACGGCGGGGACCGCAACATTCGTTGCTGTTGCGGGTTCGCGGTCGCGGCATACGCCGCTCCTACCCCAGAGCGGGTCAGCCCAGCAGGCGATCGATGACACGCTGGGCCAGCGTCTCGGCGTCCTCGCTCACCGTATCCAGCACCAGCTCCGGCGCTTCCGGCGCCTCGTACGGCGAGTCGATGCCGGTGAAGTTGGGGATTTTGCCGGCACGCGCCTTGGCGTACAGCCCCTTCACGTCGCGGTCCTCGGCCACCGCCAGCGGCGTGTCCACGTAGACCTCCACGAACTCATCCGGCGCGAACAGCTCGCGCGCCATGCGCCGCTCGGCGCGGAACGGCGAGATGAAGCTCACCAGCACGATCAGGCCCGCATCGGTCATCAGCTTGGCCACCTCGGCCACGCGGCGGATGTTCTCCACCCGGTCCTCGTCGGTGAAGCCCAGGTCCTTGTTGAGACCGTGGCGCACGTTGTCGCCGTCGAGAATGTAGGTGTGGTGGCCCTGCGCGTGCAGCCGCTTCTCCACCAGATTGGCGATGGTGGACTTGCCCGAGCCGGAAAGACCGGTGAACCACACGCAGCGCGGCGACTGGCCCTTGCTGCGCGCGCGCGCCTGCTTGTCCACGTCCACGTGCTGCCAGTGGATGTTGCCGGCGCGGCGCAGGGCGAAGTCCAGG
The sequence above is a segment of the Lysobacter silvisoli genome. Coding sequences within it:
- a CDS encoding ComEA family DNA-binding protein, with protein sequence MPSPIFARLVLLLSLLLCGRAYAVEQVDINSADAATLDRVLLNVGASKAEAIVAYRKAHGAFRSPEQLALVHGIGLKTVEKNRDRIVIGDYAPARRPSAPTVGGGSLPRAANRR
- a CDS encoding M20 family metallopeptidase, encoding MDASKVDRFVGEKWDDEIVPQLVEYIRIPNKSPMFDADWVKHGYMDDAVKLMEAWARAQSIPGMQVEVVRLEGRTPLIFIDIPAAHGGSDEDCVLLYGHLDKQPEMTGWDDGLGPWIPVIKGDRLYGRGGADDGYAIFGSLAAIMALQEQGLPHARCVVLIEACEESGSYDLPAYVDHLAGRIGKPSLVVCLDSGCGNYEQLWCTTSLRGLAGGNFTVKVLSEGVHSGDASGIVPSSFRLLRQLLSRLEDEANGKIRIEGLYVDVPEERIAQAREAAKVLSNAIYDKFPFLPGMKPMGEDLSELVLNRTWRPALSVTGVDGMPPLSSAGNVLRPHTSVKLSLRLPPTLDGKRAGELLKEVLERDPPNGAQVTLELEKASTGWNAPAQSAWLTRAIDASSREFFGQPAMYMGEGGTIPFMGMLGEKFPGAQFMITGVLGPHSNAHGPNEFLHIPMGKRVTACVARVIADHHAAGQRGETTGVAAVAGGEQHGEHGCC
- a CDS encoding GlsB/YeaQ/YmgE family stress response membrane protein: MGGIVYTIIIGAVIGVLARFFKPGADPMGWILTILLGIAGAYIGSLVYGGGGLIGFIVSIICAIVLLFLYEVIRSKTAKR
- a CDS encoding HutD/Ves family protein, which translates into the protein MSHSSESHGAGRSWVIPANEYRRERWRNQLGWTREILRLDAQAQPVDGDSWDWRLSIAEIERDAAFSAFPGIDRELVLLSGNGLRLRFDDGKVHELHPPHDKLRFAGERGVLGELIDGTTHDFNLMWRRERVQAQLWHRPLVGPMVIFAEPGQTWAVHLIAGQARFADTSALPPLAAGDTAVLAADDGRLRAVLEGGGAVLLIRVDRVGG
- a CDS encoding sulfite reductase subunit alpha, with product MATSSDTRRGARRFDLDLFGQALVLLALAVLAWLLLRWQAEPVRWFAPDRERWLWAAGLAAAYAGFVGAVAWRRARRARAQALPQLDAGTAKDWLVAFASQTGHAELLARRSWQALRDSGIDADLAQLGALDPATLARYRQALFVVSTTGEGDAPDAAARFVRVHMDAPAALAPLRYGVLALGDREYAQFCSFGHGLERWLRHSGAEPLFDLVEVDNGDAGALRHWQHHLGLLAGHTELADWSAPAYAAWRLSERRHLNPGSAGGPAFHIALTPEDAANLRWQAGDIAEIGPRNGDADVAAWLAAAGLDGDTEVQSGEERIALSELLRRSRLPDAAAVRAQSPQALAAALQPLPHREYSIASLPADGALHLLVRQMRQPDGRLGSGSGWLSAHAQPQQRIDLRIRSNPGFHAPADARPMVLIGNGTGIAGLRALLKARVAAGHRRNWLLFGERNAAHDHHYRDEIEAWQRAGLLERVDLAYSRDGEQRRYVQHALDDQRARLREWLDQGAAVYVCGSLEGMAPAVDAVLRDTVGLDALEAMALDGRYRRDVY